The following are from one region of the Micromonas commoda chromosome 12, complete sequence genome:
- a CDS encoding predicted protein produces MSTAVALAMSARCVLDPRPVASGVKARSSAAPLSKSRRRLGRLAVIPRASEDGDAPEPGGDKKPFDPKTTNEERIRSIKGGPPTEGGDPEKPKGPLDSLDRGTLDLINLLVATGGVKGSIAVVVGALVGINALAQIHPDIASLSHGAMFAAPVAFLDALVMVPRWNLSDDALDEIAKRQGRDAGEKPGEALARYRGALAKYQREEALSNPCRSMPAWQDGLVACVARLTDEMLERAVVLGFLGAWIGDRAVEAGAEPYEVEGAAMYAAVALCLAFFEVRAQRRRRRERDSMRAFRVQRDKITGKQKMVPMTEEEVKALMTKGVVEFEKDKVKKDSKDTETTAARDGGEVPKGLGGVGLPVAEKAVRRTEEEVADLVGAVTESEPVLDDDARDPSNEPKPPTPPVPVAATSAPPPNGLDPVGSVMLGANVKRTLDGVRSRITLFAQCACFVTAPALAGGTVPNLFAPVVSGLACDLLFIAHQRLAMRRLFADADCEMPGGFKAPRDAEIKKAQMKLLKKDLDRRRRVMASRLMESVDNSVAEGAKDFNIQMREVVDEVRKAKGYTRQDDALTEVLDAIHKKFPPSKLAAMDEAESVAKMRSVLVEIRDELANPKTAEEKEAERVAVAKAELEKDPIDREPWRSLEKTLVEDQRLTHEEARDKMNGVMKKIEEGAAANLERAKRERVEGEGAAKEAPKKKITLGDISKLAESASELPPARSIFEQAREEKEAEIKAKAEEAEVEDEDEKKEPTGEFASTISALDRLTAAIDEKLGTAEENKRK; encoded by the coding sequence ATGAGCACGGcagtcgcgctcgcgatgagcgcgcgatgcgtgCTCGATCCTCGCCCGGTCGCCTCGGGCGTTAAGGCGcgttcgtccgcggcgccgctgagCAAATCGCGCCGACGGTTGGGACGATTGGCGGTGATTCCGAGAGCTTccgaagacggcgacgcgcccgagccgggCGGCGATAAGAAGCCCTTCGATCcgaagacgacgaacgaGGAGCGGATCCGATCCATCAAGGGCGGTCCACccaccgagggcggcgacccggAGAAGCCCAAGGGTCCGCTGGACTCCCTCGACCGCGGAACCCTCGACCTCAtcaacctcctcgtcgcgacgggcggcgtgAAGGGGTCcatcgcggtcgtcgtcggcgcgctcgtgggaatcaacgcgctcgcgcagatCCACCCCGACATCGCGTCCCTATCCCACGGCGCGATGTTCGCCGCGCCTGTCGccttcctcgacgcgctcgtcatgGTTCCCCGCTGGAATctgtccgacgacgccctggaCGAGATCGCCAAACGACAAGGACGAGACGCGGGAGAAAAGCCGGgtgaggcgctcgcgcggtaccgcggcgcgctcgcgaaataccagcgcgaggaggcgctgagCAACCCGTGCAGGAGCATGCCCGCGTGGCAGgacggcctcgtcgcgtgcgtcgccagGCTGACGGACGAGATGCTCGAGAGGGCGGTGGTGCTCGGGTTCTTGGGCGCGTGGATCGGGGACCGAGCCGTGGAGGCTGGAGCGGAACCGTACGAggtggagggcgccgccatgtacgccgcggtggcgttgtGCCTCGCGTTCTTCGAGGTGAGggcgcagcggcggcgcagacggGAGCGGGACTCCATGCGAGCGTTCAGGGTGCAGCGAGATAAGATCACGGGGAAGCAAAAGATGGTGCCGatgaccgaggaggaggtcaaggcgctGATGACCAAGGGCGTCGTGGAGTTTGAAAAGGACAAGGTCAAGAAGGACAGCAAGGACACCGaaacgacggcggcgagggacggcggcgaggtgccgAAAGGACTGGGAGGGGTCGGGCTGCCGGTGGCGGAGAAGGCTGTGAGACgaaccgaggaggaggtggctgacctcgtcggcgcggtgacggaaTCGGAGCCCGtcttggacgacgacgctcgcgatcCCTCGAACGAACCGaagccgcccacgccgccggtacccgtcgccgccacgtccgccccgccgccaAACGGGCTCGACCCCGTCGGATCCGTGATGCTCGGCGCCAACGTGAAACGAACGCTGGACGGGGTCCGATCGAGGATCACGCTCTTCGCGCAGTGCGCGTGcttcgtcaccgcgcccgcgctggcgggCGGCACGGTGCCCAACCTGTTCGCTCCCGTCGTCAGTGGACTGGCGTGCGACCTGCTGTTCATCGCGCATCAGAGACTGGCCATGCGCAGGCtcttcgcggacgccgactgCGAGATGCCGGGCGGCTTCAAGGCcccgagggacgcggagatCAAAAAGGCGCAGATGAAGCTCCTGAAGAAGGATCTCGAcaggcgccggcgggtgATGGCGAGCAGGCTGATGGAGAGCGTGGACAACAGCGTGGCGGAGGGGGCGAAAGATTTCAACATCCAGATGCGCGAGGTGGTCGATGAGGTGCGAAAGGCGAAGGGGTACACCAGGCAGGACGACGCCCTCACCGAGGTTCTCGACGCCATCCACAAAAAGTTCCCGCCGtccaagctcgcggcgatggacgaggcCGAGTCCGTGGCCAAGATGCGGTCCGTACTCGTGGAGattcgcgacgagctcgccaaccccaagacggcggaggagaaggaagCTGAACGGGTAGCCGTCGCGAAGGCTGAGCTGGAGAAGGACCCCATCGACCGCGAGCCCTGGCGGAGCCTGGAGAAGACGCTGGTGGAGGACCAGCGGTTGACGCACGAGGAGGCCAGGGACAAGATGAACGGCGTGATGAAGAagatcgaggagggcgccgccgctaacctcgagcgcgcgaagcgGGAGAGGGTCGAGGgagagggcgccgcgaaggaggcgccgaagaagaagatcACGCTCGGCGACATCTCCAAGCTGGCCGAATCGGCCAGCGAGCTGCCACCGGCCAGGTCGATCTTCGAGCAGGCtcgcgaggagaaggaggctgagattaaggccaaggctgaggaggcggaggtggaagacgaggacgagaagaaggagcccACCGGCGAGTTCGCGTCCACGATCTCGGCGCTGGACAGGCTCACGGCGGCCATCGACGAGAAGCTCgggacggcggaggagaacaAGCGGAAATAG
- a CDS encoding predicted protein, with product MPASEKDYYAILGVDKNADDDQLKKAYRKMAVKWHPDKNQDKKEKAEAKFKEIGEAYDVLSDKNKRAIYDRYGEAGLKGGPPPPDTTQDAGMPGTQNMPGGGGFKGFGRSGAFSAQDATRLFESMFGGGGGGFSFGNDDAMGGSFPGMGGPFGGMGGMGGMGGMGGVGGGAKRPAPEEYRLALSLEDLFAGCRKRLKVTRRRANGAVSMRETEEVIEVDVKPGWKAGTRLTFAAKGSEQPGHPGRPADLAVVIDEKPHALFKRDGDDLVYHCAITLRQALCGFKLTFRGVDGEDVVAQPATGEVTWPGATVRVKGRGMPSRKRPGGRGDVIVKVDRVDFPKRTTEAQRAGFKELLSGAK from the exons atgcccgcgtcCGAGAAAGACTACtacgccatcctcggcgtcgacaagaacgccgacgacgaccagtTGAAGAAGGCGTACCGGAAAATGGCGGTCAAGTGGCACCCCGATAAGAACCAGgacaagaaggagaaggccgAGGCCAAGTTCAAGGAGATCGGCGAGGCCTACGACGTGCTCTCTGACAAGAACAAGCGGGCAATCTACGACCGATACGGGGAGGCCGGTCTTAAGGGCGGgcctcccccgcccgacACGACGCAGGACGCCGGCATGCCCGGCACGCAGAACATgcctggaggcggcggattcAAGGGCTTCGGCCGAAGCGGCGCATTCTCCGCTCAAGACGCAACCAGGCTCTTCGAATCTATGTtcgggggaggaggcggcgggttctCATTCggcaacgacgacgcgatgggagGATCTTTCCCCGGCATGGGCGGTCCCTTTGGAggcatgggcggcatgggcggcatgggcggcatgggcggcgtgggcggcggcgccaagcgcCCTGCGCCCGAGGAGTACCGACTCGCCCTCTCGCTGGAGGACCTGTTCGCGGGATGCCGCAAAAGGCTGAAAGTCactcgacgc cgcgcgaacgGAGCGGTGTCGATGCGTGAGACCGAAGAGGTCATCGAGGTGGACGTCAAACCCGGGTGGAAAGCCGGGACGAGACTCACGTTCGCGGCCAAGGGCTCCGAGCAACCCGGGCATCCGGGTAGgcccgcggacctcgcggtgGTCATCGACGAGAAACCCCACGCGTTGTTCAaacgcgacggggacgacctGGTGTACCACTGCGCCATCACGCTGCGACAGGCGCTGTGCGGATTTAAGCTGACGTTCaggggcgtggacggcgaggacgtcgtggcGCAGCCGGCGACTGGCGAGGTGACTTGGCCGGGTGCCACGGTTCGCGTGAAAGGGCGCGGCATGCCGAGCCGCAAGAGGcccggcggtcgcggggaCGTCATCGTGAAGGTCGACAGGGTCGACTTTCCTAAGAGAACCACGGAAGCGCAGCGAGCGGGTTTCAAAGAGCTGCTCAGCGGGGCAAAGTAA
- a CDS encoding predicted protein, whose protein sequence is MDGAVPTKMLARCQRSQHRKVPLQSVSRRTGARRGTLMSMSERARQTLRKPSTPSRLGASSPKPERRDEAEREPEADEPVGVVNSHDSAPEPAPEPGPEAEPEVGPEPRDRPSPAPSPEPTTPNAPKGDEPAMSTHSPTATLARQRSEATSEPDSDSRGAAAEKPSPLRTSVDAEQMSELGHELDHLETIPTMSLEDFLTPAFLGRGDGGTSVSTSAPPSELGDPPYAPDDDLEFAEEVDPRVAGALDEMNEAMMSVNDAETALAAAKRRRRAHKAEGSQKIEETRKKLSSSVRAAVPFFHAQAVAHMYQVRSIECLRAYEKAHDMHAAAKESAAQLEAEMASSASPGKKITGNEGGTFDTDLMIALSDAMSKVVETEIMKKRAEGAHGRMTKLATTAVNESMALRKKIAKSVEKAQPYFAVKSSVEAKARALEEEVVDVEKRVKEMKRRYHAAMDELAKISDEVHARRLREKEEREAEAAAAKATEEISESRSNAGVEKEETPDEDKLSGDDGGVDDADDDASDSLEPEPESEPESESEPEPESADPDVLERVEAEVRRRER, encoded by the exons atggacggcgcggtgccTACAAAAATGCTCGCGCGGTGCCAACGAAGTCAACATCGCAAAGTCCCGTTGCAAAGTGTCTCGCGCCGAACGGGCGCCAGGAGGGGGACTCTCATGTCCATGTCGGAGAGAGCGCGTCAGACGCTCAGgaagccgtcgacgccgagtaGGCtgggcgcgtcgtctcccAAACCGGAACGgcgggacgaggcggagcgcgagcccgaggcggacgagcccGTCGGTGTTGTCAACTCGCACGATtcggcgcccgagccggcgcccgagccgggtcccgaggccgagcccgaggtggGGCCCGAGCCGCGGGATcgtccgtccccggcgccgtcgcccgagccCACCACCCCGAACGCGCCCAAGGGCGACGAACCGGCGATGTCGACGCACTCCCCGACCGCCACCCTGGCGCGTCAGCGCTCCGAGGCGACGAGCGAACCGGATTCCGActctcgcggcgccgcagccgagaagccgtcgccgctgcgcACGAGCGTGGACGCCGAGCAGATGTCCGAGCTCGGGCACGAGCTCGACCACCTCGAGACGATACCCACGATGTCGCTGGAGGATTTCCTCACCCCGGCGTTCCTGggccgcggggacggcggtACCAGCGTCAGCACGTCCGCGCCACCGAGCGAACTCGGCGATCCGCCCtacgcccccgacgacgacctggagttcgcggaggaggtggacccgcgcgtcgcgggcgcgctggacgagatGAACGAGGCGATGATGTCGgtgaacgacgcggagacggcgctcgccgccgccaagcgacgccgccgggcgcaCAAAGCCGAGGGATCGCAGAAGATCGAGGAGACCCGGAAGAAACTGTCGAGcagcgtgcgcgcggcggtgcccttCTTCCACGCGCAGGCTGTCGCGCACATGTACCAGGTTCGATCCATAGAGTGTCTCCGCGCGTACGAGAAGGCGCACGACAtgcacgcggcggccaaggagagcgccgcgcagTTGGAGGCTGAGATGGCGTCGAGTGCTTCGCCGGGGAAAAAAATCACCGGCAACGAGGGCGGAACCTTCGACACCGACCTGATGATCGCGCTCTCCGACGCCATGTCCAAGGTGGTCGAGACGGAGATCATGAAGAAGCGAGCGGAGGGGGCGCACGGACGGATGACCAAgctggcgacgaccgcggtgaACGAATCGATGGCGCTGCGTAAGAAAATAGCAAAGAGCGTGGAGAAGGCGCAGCCGTACTTTGCGGTCAAGTCCAGCGTGGAGGCTAAGGCCAGGGCgttggaggaggaggttgtGGATGTGGAGAAGAGGGTGAAGGAGATGAAACGGCGGTaccacgcggcgatggacgagctcgcgaagaTAAGCGATGAGGTGCACGCGAGGCGGTtgagggagaaggaggagagggaggctgaagccgcggcggcgaaggcgaccgAGGAGATTTCGGAGTCGCGATCAAACGCGGGGGTCGAGAAAGAAGAGACACCCGACGAGGATAAGCTtagcggcgacgacggcggggtggATGATGCCGACGATGATGCGAGTGATTCCCttgagccggagccggagtcGGAGccggagtcggagtcggagccggagccggagagCGCAGACCCGGATGTCCTGGAGCGCGTGGAGGCTGAGGTT cgacgacgcgaaagGTAA
- a CDS encoding predicted protein has translation MVNNDTVAAKSASDDRWNRWRGDGKKTRVHTVQIWALWWPQTLVGGATDFPTPFPLQDNEMRFTFLARTLLGHRNPGTLVESTGVPTFPFTVTPVREAIIPALSTVSNAYIEFDGPLDVVRKQLMRGAKQYRAPDTKFFLRCAS, from the coding sequence ATGGTGAACAAtgacaccgtcgccgccaagagCGCCAGCGACGACCGGTGGAACCGttggcggggcgacgggaaAAAGACCAGGGTGCACACCGTGCAGATCTGGGCGCTGTGGTGGCCGCAGACGTTGGTCGGCGGGGCGACTGATTTCCCGACTCCGTTCCCTCTGCAGGACAACGAGATGCGGTTCACGTTCTTAGCGAGAACGCTCCTTGGCCACAGGAATCCCGGTACACTTGTGGAGTCAACAGGCGTGCCCACGTTTCCGTTCACGGTGACTCCGGTGCGGGAAGCCATCATCCCCGCGCTCAGCACCGTCTCCAACGCGTACATCGAGTTCGACGGGCCTCTGGACGTGGTGAGAAAGCAGCTGATGCGGGGCGCGAAGCAGTATAGGGCGCCCGACACAAAATTCTTCTTAAGGTGTGCATCTTAA
- a CDS encoding predicted protein: MRRGDDADIGFVPQRRGVTHMCEHLDNESIWINSWDRGCARCPLGWPHATTCVRAWRQFLHHYRLLGTGEYWQQEFDGVYPYEEEETDILNLRGQAELRDVQMHKQWNRRLMRMLRRARSMIREPGRATGGWNMLPLDLAVEEDFGLRPEVIDVSYVNGIYEEGGTRAESDGERRERNDEVVNRAEDEWKGHVLPCHNQVGVDGFPVITAHMPHGCHRYGRPLARKDRVRAGTLLPGPLESSQPRRTPLNEANAFRFRAM; this comes from the coding sequence atgcggcgcggggacgacgccgacatCGGATTCGTGCCGCAGAGGCGCGGCGTCACACACATGTGCGAGCATTTGGACAACGAAAGCATATGGATCAACTCCTGGGACCGAGGGTGCGCCAGATGTCCGTTGGGTTGGCCTCACGCCACCACATGCGTCCGCGCCTGGCGCCAGTTTCTGCACCATTACAGGCTGTTGGGCACCGGGGAGTACTGGCAGCAGGAGTTCGACGGCGTGTACCCttacgaggaggaggaaacAGACATACTCAACTTACGAGGACAGGCGGAACTGCGCGACGTCCAGATGCACAAGCAGTGGAACAGACGGCTGATGCGGATGCtgcggcgcgctcgatccATGATTCGTGAGCCCGGCAGGGCGACTGGGGGCTGGAACATGCTGCCGctggacctcgccgtcgaggaggactTTGGATTAAGGCCGGAGGTGATCGACGTGTCCTACGTGAACGGAATCTACGAGGAGGGCGGAACACGAGCTGAATCAGACGGCGAGAGACGAGAGCGGAATGATGAGGTGGTCAATCGCGCCGAAGACGAGTGGAAAGGACACGTCCTGCCCTGCCACAACCAAGTGGGCGTCGATGGATTTCCCGTGATAACCGCGCACATGCCTCACGGGTGCCACCGGTACGGCCGGCCGCTCGCTCGAAAggaccgcgttcgcgccgggaCGCTCCTCCCCGGCCCCTTGGAATCCTCCCAACCCCGGCGCACGCCCCTCAACGAAGCCAACGCGTTTCGATTCCGAGCGATGA
- a CDS encoding predicted protein, whose product YDVGEARRYTSQNDKVQAELTACALDLLVLQPVDASGPLLIADIGCGSGLSSRVIEHRGHVWVGLDASQAMLETATGEGAEGAVFRGDFSQGLPFKKQCFDGAVSVSAAQWLCQGDDEDVIAARLKRFFASLHEMLRPGARACLQVYPRDVNETRRLEKAMQASGLVGCAVTAFPHANNAKKIFLCCVRDPRPSREER is encoded by the coding sequence tacgacgtcggcgaggcgcggcggtACACGTCGCAGAACGACAAGGTCCAGGCGGAGCtgacggcgtgcgcgctggACCTCCTCGTGCTTCagccggtggacgcgtcgggtccgCTTCTGATCGCGGACATCGGATGCGGGTCGGGGCTTTCGTCCAGGGTCATCGAGCATCGCGGCCACGTGTGGgtcgggctcgacgcgagcCAGGCGATGCTCGAGACCGCGACCGGGGAAGGCGCGGAAGGGGCGGTGTTCCGGGGAGATTTCAGTCAGGGGCTGCCTTTCAAGAAGCAGTGCTTCGACGGAGCCGTGTCCGTATCCGCGGCGCAGTGGCTGTGccagggcgacgacgaggacgtcatcgccgcgcgattGAAACGATTTTTCGCGTCCCTTCACGAGATGCTGCGGCCGGGAGCGAGGGCGTGCCTTCAGGTGTATCCGAGAGACGTGAACGAGACTCGGAGGCTGGAGAAAGCCATGCAGGCGTCGGGGCTCGTCGGCTGCGCGGTGACCGCTTTTCCGCACGCGAACAACGCCAAGAAGATATTCCTGTGCTGCGTACGCGACcctcgaccctcgcgcgaggagcgc
- a CDS encoding HlyC/CorC family transporter (heavy metal ion transporter) codes for ALLVAYAFFCTSETAITTLWPWKVREISDQEGPDSPFTLMRKDINRFLTTILIGSTVTSIGSATLAAQAAMHLYGEESIALCTAALTLVTLIFCEIAPKSIAVQNAADVARVVIRPIAAMSTLVYPIGRLCTNLVNAVFAVFNIKIAAEPFVSEEELKLVLSGAAKSGQVDSGEKEMIQNVLDMSETPVREVMTPLVRVVGVEQSTSLVELQKIWRTHRFSRVPVYADRVDNIVGVVYSMRLLEYELKQELLSTIKVENLTQKPPYYVPESMSVVKLMRELLARKTHMAIVVNEHGGVVGIATFEDCVEEIVGEIYDENDRPDESEINDDYIRQVAHDVYDVDCRAFVDDLAESIGIDIPSSALYDTVGGFTCDCFDRIPNVGETMVVHMASASKNYDDDSQDED; via the coding sequence GCGCTGCTGGTCGCGTACGCGTTCTTCTGCACGAGCGAGACGGCCATCACCACCCTCTGGCCGTGGAAGGTTCGAGAGATTAGCGACCAGGAGGGACCGGATTCGCCGTTCACACTGATGCGCAAGGACATTAACAGGTTCCTGACCACGATCCTCATAGGCAGCACGGTCACGAGCATCGGGAGcgccacgctcgcggcgcaggcggcgatgcACCTCTACGGCGAGGAGAGCATCGCGCTGTGCACAGCCGCCTTGACCTTGGTCACCTTGATCTTTTGCGAGATTGCGCCAAAGTCAATCGCCGTGCAaaacgcggcggacgtcgcgcgagtGGTCATCCGCCCGATCGCCGCCATGTCCACGCTGGTGTACCCCATAGGCAGGCTGTGCACCAATCTCGTGAATGCGGTGTTTGCGGTGTTCAACATcaagatcgccgccgagccgtTCGtatcggaggaggagcttaAGCTCGTGCTGTCCGGCGCTGCCAAGTCTGGGCAGGTCGACAGCGGCGAGAAGGAGATGATACAGAACGTGTTGGACATGTCGGAGACGCCGGTGCGGGAGGTTATGACCCCGTTGGTTCGCGTCGTGGGCGTGGAGCAGAGCACGAGTCTGGTTGAGCTCCAAAAGATTTGGCGAACGCACAGGTTCTCCAGGGTGCCCGTGTACGCGGACCGCGTCGATaacatcgtcggcgtcgtgtACTCCATGCGTTTGCTCGAGTACGAGCTCAAGCAGGAGCTGCTGTCCACGATTAAGGTTGAGAACCTGACGCAGAAGCCGCCGTATTACGTGCCAGAATCCATGTCGGTTGTGAAACTCATGCGCGAGTTGCTTGCGAGAAAAACGCACATGGCCATCGTGGTCAACGaacacggcggcgtcgtcggcatcgCGACGTTCGAGGACTGCGTGGAGGAGATCGTGGGCGAGATTTACGACGAAAACGACCGCCCGGACGAGTCTGAGATCAACGACGATTACATCAGGCAAGTCGCGCACGACGTCTACGACGTCGACTGCAGAGCGTTcgtggacgacctcgcggagtCCATCGGCATCGACATTCCCAGCTCGGCGCTCTACGATACGGTGGGAGGGTTCACGTGCGATTGCTTCGACAGGATCCCTAACGTCGGAGAGACGATGGTGGTGCACATGGCTTCCGCGAGCAAGaactacgacgacgactcgcaGGACGAGGATGA
- a CDS encoding predicted protein, translating into MRFLALAFAIILSHAPRAYAGSLGAQGGDAPEEPFLSLMGRTKLRVPIATTTDVDVFASSSYSASASPGAPLLVFLHGFCLPDAEQQSYSVNALRYNAGGGQIPRQQTLSQFNADWSLDVAERGPFLYAAPTAPHFTRKCALCNIGLDSPNAGDMLTVRFINSTLERVAPAWHCPAWDGSDACCNPEFSGASDDVEYVLQLVDAIKFRHNVDPDRVYLFGIATGGFMANRIACQAPESFAGIATFAGSVWAEKSRCDPPAGASTNVLNIHGDADLTVPIEGGVNFAGVPFPGQNKTVDTFATTFGCEPAIASPPGTVTLPVGDGSAQREVDARVVTFGGCANGVEVEQWTLPGVDHFMENPTSYAMFDAALEWLASKNRRDHRSVA; encoded by the exons aTGCGCTTCCTGGCTCTCGCGTTCGCGATCATACTctcccacgcgccgcgcgcataTGCCGGCAGTCTGGGCGCgcaaggcggcgatgcgcctGAGGAACCCTTTCTCAGCCTCATGGGAAGAACGAAACTTCGCGTGCCTATCGCCACCAccaccgacgtcgacgtcttcgccTCTAGCTCTTattccgcgtccgcgtctcccggcgcgcccctcctCGTGTTCCTTCACGGCTTCTGCCTTCCCGACGCGGAGCAGCAATCGTACTCGGTGAACGCCTTGCGCTATaacgcgggcgggggtcAGATACCACGGCAACAGACGCTCTCGCAGTTCAACG CAGACTGGTCGCTCGACGTGGCGGAACGAGGGCCGTTCCTCtacgccgcgcccaccgcgccgcacTTCACACGCAAGTGCGCGCTGTGCAACATCGGCTTGGACTCCCCGAACGCCGGTGACATGCTCACCGTGAGGTTCATAAACAGCACGCTCGAGCGAGTAGCACCCGCGTGGCACTGCCCGGCTTGGGACGGCTCGGACGCGTGCTGCAACCCGGAGTTCTCAGGCGCCAGCGATGACGTCGAGTACGTGCTCCaactcgtcgacgcgatcaaGTTCCGGCACAACGTCGACCCGGACAGGGTCTACCTCTTCGGCATCGCCACCGGAGGGTTCATGGCCAATCGAATCGCGTGCCAAGCCCCGGAGTCGTTCGCGGGGATCGCGACCTTCGCGGGGAGCGTCTGGGCGGAAAAATCGAGGTGCGACCCTCCCGCAGGTGCATCCACCAACGTGCTCAACATACACGGAGATGCGGACCTGACGGTGCCCATCGAGGGCGGCGTAAACTTCGCGGGAGTGCCCTTCCCGGGGCAAAACAAAACCGTCGACACCTTCGCGACGACCTTCGGGTGCGagcccgcgatcgcgtcgcccccggggaCGGTGACGCTTCcagtcggcgacggctccgcgcagcgcgaggtggacgcgagaGTGGTCACGTTCGGCGGGTGCGccaacggcgtcgaggtggagCAGTGGACCCTGCCGGGCGTGGACCACTTCATGGAAAATCCCACATCCTACGCCatgttcgacgcggcgctggaatGGCTCGCGTCCAAAAACAGGCGCGACCATCGATCCGTCGCGTGA
- a CDS encoding predicted protein — protein MEATVTACAGFRVPARCVAGAEASTSRRAGEVTKRSRGDRVTFRAAGSSPRLVLRRGSRRGDVSAFALKRAGPTTPKPTYNDGPVDRELLRAFHARVASELGEDPSAVTGDYDATMRACVRLVSSARTPDQAQARGERVLRSLLPRWFPGFFRLFIALFPRWFVARHAAAVTPMILPWLVGPARVIDAPDDLPVDDRDRPPANALDSLLTSTSFLSSNVGGGDGGEDAKGQAPGYRQGVLLERCRVLEEGGCASVCLNVCKVPTQNFFSDVGLDVELRPDYETFECRFVYGKKPPPAGEDPAFDTPCFAQCSISKSRGGGAGATDATLPRWAVDGIDTVDGVGAGGGVHGAASNCGRLPEYTGDTRRNHGRGTR, from the coding sequence ATGGAGGCCACCGTCACCGCATGCGCTGGGTTTAGGGTCCCGGCAAGATGCGTGGCGGGTGCCGAGGCCTccacgtcgcgacgggcgggggaggTCACCAAGCGGTCACGCGGCGATCGTGTCACCTTCCGGGCGGCCGGATCTTCGCCACGGCTggttcttcgccgcggatcgaggcgcggggacgtgtCGGCTTTCGCGCTGAAGCGCGCGGGGCCCACCACCCCGAAGCCGACCTACAACGACGGGCCCGTCGATCGCGAGCTTCTGCGCGCGTtccacgcccgcgtcgcgtcggagctcggcgaggacccgtcggcggtgaccggCGACTACGACGCCACCATGCGCGCATGCGTGCGTTTGGTCTCCagcgcgcgaacccccgACCAAGCGCAGGCTaggggcgagcgcgtcctgcGAAGCCTCCTTCCGCGATGGTTCCCTGGTTTTTTCAGGTTGTTCATAGCTCTTTTCCCGCGGTGGTTTGTCGCCaggcacgccgcggcggtgacgcccaTGATCTTGCCGTGGCTCGTGGGTCCCGCCAGAgtcatcgacgcgcccgaTGACCTGCCCGTGGACGACAGAGATCGTCCCCCGGCCAACGCGTTGGATTCGTTGCTCACGTCTACGTCTTTTCTGTCTTCAaacgttggcggcggcgacggcggcgaggacgcgaaggGACAGGCGCCCGGTTACAGGCAGGGCGTCCTGTTGGAGCGGTGTAGGGtgctggaggagggcggctGCGCGAGCGTGTGCCTCAACGTGTGCAAGGTTCCCACTCAGAACTTCTTCAGCGACGTCGGCCTCGACGTGGAGCTGCGACCCGATTACGAAACCTTCGAGTGCAGGTTCGTGTACGGGAAGaagccgccccccgccggcgaggaccccGCGTTCGACACCCCTTGCTTCGCGCAGTGTTCGATTTCGAAGTCGCGAGgggggggcgcgggtgcgaccgacgcgacgctgcCGAGATGGGCGGTCGACGGGATCGACACGGTTGACGGGGTCGGGGCCGGGGGGGGCGtgcacggcgccgcctccaacTGCGGCAGGTTGCCCGAGTACACGGGGGACACGAGGCGGAACCACGGCCGCGGGACGCGGTGA